TTGAAGGAAAATAAGGCAAAAACCTTCTTCCTCCTGACAGACAGCTATTCAAATTATCCTTTTTACGAGAAAAAAGGCTTAAAAAGAATCGCATCACGGCGCTTCTCCTGGAGTAATGATGGGGAAGTTTCCGAGGAGGATGTTGAGGAATATTATGTTTATGCGGGGCGAGTGAGTTGATCCGTTTGATAATCTTATTAGTAAAAGTTATAATAATATATTCTTCTTAAGTTTTAGGTATTCTAGTACGTTGTATTAGTCAAGATAAGAAATTATATTTTGAGTCAAATTGTTTCACTGTATCAATGTGCATCATATTGACTTGAAAATAGAACTTCTAATTTAATATTTGGATAAACTAAAGAGTACCGTATTTTATTTCAAGCGTTGATATTAAATAATATAATTTCTCTATTATAATATTATAAAACAGAAAGAAACTCATTCTAAGATACATTAAAACTCATATAATATTATATGAGTTTTAATGTACTTTTTTCAAAAAAATTAATAAAAATCATTTCATAAGTTGTCAAAATTTTGATTCGTTTATGGTCTATAGAATATTTTGAAATACAATGATAGAGATAATTAAACTTTATTTTCAATGTTCTAACTCAAAAATTTTTAGTAGCTCAACAGATGAAGGGCTATTATCATAGTTTGTATCCATAATATCAGACATAAAATCCCACCATTTTTTATTCACTACTGTTTTTGAAGTTTTCAACCATCTCTCTTCATCCTCAATTTCTAAATAAGCATATAATGCACATGTAGAAGGATCAAGAAAAATTGAATAAGAAATTACGCCGTGAATTTTTAACATCTCAACCATCTCCGGCCAAATTTCATCATGCCTCTTTTGATATTCTTTTTCACATCCTTTTAAAAGTTGCATTTTCACCGCTTTTTTTATCATTCTATTCCTCTTAAATATCTAAATACCCTTCATGTGGGGTTACACCAAAAGCATCTGCAAGACGTTGAAGATTTGGAGCTATACTATAAAAGTAGACACAAATATGTGTGTTATAATCTGTCTAAGAAGACACAAAAATGAAAGGACTTTTATGTCAGGCTTTAAACGTTACGACGAGGAATTCAAACAATCTCTCGTCAACCTCTATCAAACAGGTAAAACTCAATCCGAACTCTGTAGAGACTATGGCGTCTCCGTCTCTGCTCTTGCAAAATGGATTAAGCAGTACTCTCAAGTTCGTCTTGAAGATAATACGGTGTTGACTGCCAAACAGATTCAAGAATTACAAAAAAGGAATGCACAACTTGAGGAAGAAAATCTGATCTTAAAAAAAGCGAGTGCCATATTCATGCAAAACTCCAAGTGAGATTAAAAGCAGTCTATAGACTCCGATTTGAACACACGACAGTTATGCTCTGTCGTGTTTTACATGTCAATCGTTCCACCTACTATAACTTCATTAACAAGAAGCCTTCGAAGCGTGAAATAGAAAATCAACGCTTGAGAAAATTACTCCTTGAGATTTATATGAAAGCTAAGAAAAGAATTGGAACGAGAGCTTTTAAAATCATTCTTCTGCGTGATTATGGCGTTAATATTTCTGAAGGCCGTATCTTACGACTTCTCAAGTCTATGACACTCCCTAAAATGTCGACCATTAAACCTCGGGTTAAATCAAAACACTCTCCTGCATTTTCTTCTGATAATCTCCTTAAACAAGAATTTAATCCGAAGTCCCCGAATCAAGTTTGGACAACTGATTTCACTTATATTTCTATAGGACCTAAGCGTCACGTTTATCTCTGCGCCATTCTTGACCTCTACTCTAGAAAATGCATCGCTTGGAAAGTAAGTGATAAGATTGATGCTAAACTTGCTTGTGACACCCTAGAGATGGCTATAAATAAGAGAAAACCTAAGGAACCAATTATTTTTCATTCAGATCAAGGGAGTCAATTTAAATCAGCTTCCTTTAGAAAAATATTAGATGAGCATCAGTTACTTGCTTCTTACTCTAAACCTGGGTATCCTTATGATAATGCCGTAACTGAGGTCTTTTTCAAGTACCTTAAACAAAGAGAAATTAATCGAAGAACTTATCACACCATTCAAGAGGTTCAACTCTCTTGCTTTGAATACATCGAACAATTCTACAACAACTATAATCCTCATTCTGCCAACAATGGTTTAACTCCAAATCAGAAGGAAGAAAAATATTTTAAGAAAATATAGCTCATTTTATGTCCAATTATTTGACATTAGTCCAATTTTCATCTTCTAGAGTCTGTCTAACTCCTCCCTGTGCTTGAACATAGGTGTAGACTTGTGCAGCCTTTTCTGCCGTTTCAATCAAGCCAAATGTCTCATCCATATCACGACCTGCGCCATAGATACCATGCTGTGGCCAGACGACTAGACGGGTTTCTTTCATTTTACTTGCTGTCGCTTCCCCAATTTCATTTGATCCTGGGATAAGCCACGGGATAATAGATAGACCTTCAGGAAAAACAACTAGACATTCTGTACACATCTGCCATAAAGTTCTTGTAAAAGTACGTTCATTCAGTTCATGTGTAAATGTCATTGCCAAAAGATGCGTCGCATGATTGTGCATGATAATCCGGTTTTCAGGGTCAACTTCTAGCCGTGCAATATGACTCATGAAATGGCTAGGTAACTCGCTTGTAGGAAGAGCATCATTCTCGAGTCCCCAGAGTAATTCTACTGTATTACCTGAGTCAGATATACGGATAATTCCCATATTTTCTGCAGGAAAGTCTTGAATATTTTTAAAATATTTTCCAGATCCTGTCACGGCAAAATAACGACCCGCTAATTTGCTAGCATCAAACTTTATCGGAATTTCACGTATCACTTGTGCTACGTCTAGAAAAGGGGTAATCCAATCCTCATCTAGCAAGTAAGAAATATTCCCACCATTACGTTCATCCCAACCTAATCGATAAAGATTCGCACTTGTTTTCATTACTTCTTGCACAAAAGGTGCTGTTAAAATATCTAACTTTTTCACTTTTCTCTCCTATTATTTACGTTTCATCAAGACTTCTTCTTCGTAATTGCGAACCTCTTCTAACCAGTCTAAACCAACAGGTACACCATTTTGCTCACAGAAGTAATTCCAGACATCGGCATAAGGAAAATCTTTCAACTCTTCTGTGTAGGCCGTACGTTTAGTAAAATCAAATTCAAGCTCCATCTCTTTCAAATCTTGAATGGGTTCAAGCATGGCTTTGAGCATGGCTTTTTGTGTATTACGCGTGCCGATAACCCAAGCCGCAATACGATTAATCGTTGCATCAAAAAAGTCTAAGCCGATATTTGTGCGAGATAAAAGATCATTGCGAACAAGCTCTTTTGCGATATCTTGGAGTTCATCATCCATAAGAACAACGTGGTCTGAGTCCCAACGCACGGGCCGTGAGACATGAAGCATAATCCCTTTAGAAAAGAGGGCAAGCGAAGAAAGTTTATTTGAAATTACTTCTGTTGGATGAAAATGACCAGCATCAAGACAAATAAGCTTATTGCGCGTGAGGCCGTAGCCCATATAAAACTCATGCGAGCCTACAGTGTAAGCCTCTGCACCGAGTCCAAATAATTTACTTTCGACGGCTTCCATTGTGTATTCTTCGTCTAATTTTTCTTCAAAAATTTCATCTAAAGCTTCCATCATGCGTTTACGTGGTGTGTAACGGTCTATAGGATTATCTTTCATTCCATCGGGCATCCAGAAATTATTAATACATGTTTGACCTGTTTCTTTCCCC
This window of the Lactococcus garvieae subsp. garvieae genome carries:
- the rhaA gene encoding L-rhamnose isomerase — its product is MSEVKKRYEEAKKRYAAIGVNTDEAIKKMADVKISIHCWQGDDVKGFLTPQGELTGGIMSTGDYPGAAHTPDELRQDLEKAYSLIPGKHKLNLHAIYLDTDEEVDLNQIEPKHFKKWVEWAKKQGIGLDFNPTHFSHPMMKDGMTLSHPDKEVRDYWIEHGKRSRKIAEYMGKETGQTCINNFWMPDGMKDNPIDRYTPRKRMMEALDEIFEEKLDEEYTMEAVESKLFGLGAEAYTVGSHEFYMGYGLTRNKLICLDAGHFHPTEVISNKLSSLALFSKGIMLHVSRPVRWDSDHVVLMDDELQDIAKELVRNDLLSRTNIGLDFFDATINRIAAWVIGTRNTQKAMLKAMLEPIQDLKEMELEFDFTKRTAYTEELKDFPYADVWNYFCEQNGVPVGLDWLEEVRNYEEEVLMKRK
- the rhaM gene encoding L-rhamnose mutarotase yields the protein MIKKAVKMQLLKGCEKEYQKRHDEIWPEMVEMLKIHGVISYSIFLDPSTCALYAYLEIEDEERWLKTSKTVVNKKWWDFMSDIMDTNYDNSPSSVELLKIFELEH
- the rhaD gene encoding rhamnulose-1-phosphate aldolase → MKKLDILTAPFVQEVMKTSANLYRLGWDERNGGNISYLLDEDWITPFLDVAQVIREIPIKFDASKLAGRYFAVTGSGKYFKNIQDFPAENMGIIRISDSGNTVELLWGLENDALPTSELPSHFMSHIARLEVDPENRIIMHNHATHLLAMTFTHELNERTFTRTLWQMCTECLVVFPEGLSIIPWLIPGSNEIGEATASKMKETRLVVWPQHGIYGAGRDMDETFGLIETAEKAAQVYTYVQAQGGVRQTLEDENWTNVK